A stretch of Episyrphus balteatus chromosome 2, idEpiBalt1.1, whole genome shotgun sequence DNA encodes these proteins:
- the LOC129909514 gene encoding uncharacterized protein LOC129909514, with protein sequence MASYSSDPCVDLMRHRFYKDLEESRKATSAKNTVYIKDARYKALIKDVMTAKTTGKKNARDYWLLRRYDMILVDQKMKLFFPAQDPKSILLYVCDSELFDVLHGTHIKVGHGGRDRMMREIGSRYKNITRKDIETYINICELCQNNRGYKKKIEESPIIESECNSRYQVELEEFLSDEPEDVKNFSLGLPSIDSNEDNPAEDYHLENNDVQFEEVEEKPFQNQSEYVPYNCETEAATKVIDPVIESTSSVKQKEHPVFCKNKLKKRKLADDKLAEAKLEVVNLQKQLVQQEIEKELAQTKILEQEFEHKGKIQELERQHLLLKIKLTEAELENIKQNKNNVVQNQ encoded by the exons ATGGCTTCGTATTCATCAGATCCATGTGTCGATTTAATGAGACATCGGTTTTACAAAGATTTAGAAGAGTCTAGAAAGGCAACAAGTGCTAAGAATACAGTTTATATTAAAGATGCACGTTACAAAGCATTGATAAAAGATGTCATGACAGCAAAAACAACAGGAAAAAAGAATGCTCGCGATTATTGGTTATTACGGCGATACGATATGATTTTGGTAGACCAAAAAATGAAGCTCTTTTTTCCTGCTCAAGATCCAAAAAGCATACTTTTATATGTATGTGATAGCGAGTTGTTTGACGTATTGCACGGTACACATATAAAAGTTGGTCACGGCGGGAGAGATCGTATGATGAGGGAAATAGGAAGTCGATACAAAAATATAACACGTAAAGATATAGAAACCTATATTAACATATGTGAGCTTTGTCAAAATAATAGAGGATATAAAAAGAAGATTGAGGAAAGTCCTATAATAGAGTCTGAGTGTAACTCAAGATACCAAGTGGAGTTAGAAGAATTTCTATCTGATGAACCCGAAG ATGTAAAGAACTTTTCTCTTGGACTACCTTCAATTGATAGTAATGAAGATAATCCTGCCGAAGACTACCATCTTGAAAATAATGATGTTCAGTTTGaagaagttgaagaaaaaccatTTCAAAATCAATCAGAATATGTTCCAT ATAATTGTGAGACTGAAGCTGCAACAAAAGTAATAGATCCAGTAATTGAAAGTACTTCGTCGGTGAAACAAAAAGAACATccagttttttgtaaaa ATAAGTTGAAGAAACGAAAGTTAGCCGATGATAAGTTAGCTGAGGCAAAATTGGAAGTTGtgaatttacaaaaacaactggTCCAGcaagaaattgaaaaagaacttgCACAAACTAAAATACTTGAACAAGAATTCGAACATAAAGGAAAAATCCAAGAACTAGAGAGACAACATCTattgctgaaaataaaattgactgAAGCTGAacttgaaaatattaaacaaaataaaaataatgtagtACAAAATCAATGA